Proteins encoded within one genomic window of Acinetobacter sp. YWS30-1:
- a CDS encoding Lrp/AsnC family transcriptional regulator — translation MDKFDWKIIQALQKNGRLTNQEIGDLIGLSASQCSRRRQLLEQKGIILGYSACIHPEALGIAVLAMVQVNLKTHDAAAKIAFQQLIEEEEAIQEAFSLSGDADFMLKVGAKNLEILANFVTEKLLSCNFIGHIKSYIVLNKFKQLHFDFQAARPLLR, via the coding sequence ATGGATAAATTTGACTGGAAAATCATCCAGGCTTTGCAAAAAAATGGGCGCCTGACGAATCAGGAAATCGGAGATTTAATCGGTTTGTCAGCCTCTCAATGTTCTAGACGGCGTCAGCTGCTGGAACAAAAAGGAATTATTTTGGGTTATAGCGCCTGCATTCATCCTGAAGCTTTGGGAATTGCAGTTTTGGCTATGGTTCAGGTCAATCTCAAAACACATGACGCAGCAGCGAAGATCGCTTTTCAACAATTGATTGAAGAAGAAGAAGCTATTCAGGAAGCTTTTTCTTTAAGTGGTGATGCAGATTTCATGTTAAAAGTAGGCGCTAAAAATCTGGAAATACTGGCAAATTTTGTGACTGAAAAATTACTAAGCTGTAATTTTATCGGCCATATCAAATCTTATATTGTCTTAAATAAATTCAAGCAATTACATTTTGATTTTCAGGCTGCCCGCCCTTTATTACGTTGA
- a CDS encoding pyridoxal phosphate-dependent decarboxylase family protein, with amino-acid sequence MVDFAEHRKALLCNDAASIADYESAMDQATKAVAAWLQNDKMYTGGSIKELRSAIAFNPSKEGLGVQKSLERMVELFLNKSLKVHHPHSLAHLHCPTMVTSQIAEVLINATNQSMDSWDQSPAGSLMEVQLIDWLRQKVGYGSGQAGVFTSGGTQSNLMGVLLARDACIAKNWKDENGNPWSVQRDGIPADAMRNVKVICSENAHFSVQKNMAMMGMGFQSVVTVPVNENAQMDVDALEKTMAHLQSEGKIVACVVATAGTTDAGAIDPLKQIREITNKYGAWMHIDAAWGGALILSNDYRSMLDGIELSDSVTLDFHKHYFQTISCGAFLLKDEANYRFMHYEAEYLNSAYDEEHGVPNLVSKSLQTTRRFDALKLWMTVEALGEELYGSMIDHGVKLTREVADYIKATDGLELLVEPQFASVLFRVVPAGYPAEFVDALNQNVADELFARGEANIGVTKVGQVQSLKMTTLSPVATLENVKNLLALVLAEADRIKDSIADGTYTPPIA; translated from the coding sequence ATGGTAGATTTTGCAGAACACCGTAAAGCGTTACTCTGCAATGATGCTGCATCTATCGCTGACTATGAGTCGGCGATGGATCAGGCGACCAAAGCGGTTGCAGCATGGTTGCAAAACGACAAGATGTATACCGGCGGTAGCATCAAGGAATTGCGTAGCGCAATTGCTTTCAATCCTTCTAAAGAAGGTCTGGGCGTACAAAAGTCTTTAGAGCGTATGGTTGAGCTATTCCTCAACAAGAGCTTGAAAGTACATCACCCGCATTCTTTAGCGCATTTGCATTGCCCAACGATGGTCACTAGCCAGATCGCGGAAGTGTTGATTAATGCCACTAACCAGTCAATGGACTCTTGGGATCAAAGCCCAGCGGGTTCTTTGATGGAAGTGCAGCTAATTGACTGGCTACGTCAGAAAGTTGGCTATGGTTCAGGTCAGGCGGGTGTATTCACTTCTGGTGGTACACAATCCAACCTGATGGGCGTATTGCTGGCGCGTGATGCCTGTATCGCAAAAAACTGGAAAGACGAAAACGGTAATCCGTGGTCGGTTCAACGTGATGGTATCCCAGCGGATGCAATGCGTAACGTTAAAGTCATCTGTTCTGAAAATGCACACTTCTCTGTGCAAAAGAATATGGCGATGATGGGCATGGGCTTCCAGTCTGTCGTGACTGTTCCTGTTAACGAAAATGCTCAGATGGATGTTGATGCTCTGGAAAAAACCATGGCGCATCTTCAGTCTGAAGGTAAAATCGTGGCATGTGTGGTGGCAACTGCTGGTACAACTGATGCTGGTGCAATTGATCCCCTCAAACAGATTCGTGAAATCACCAATAAATATGGTGCGTGGATGCACATCGACGCAGCATGGGGTGGTGCACTGATTCTGTCTAATGACTATCGTTCTATGCTGGATGGCATCGAGCTGTCTGATTCTGTGACACTGGATTTCCATAAGCATTACTTCCAGACGATTTCATGTGGTGCGTTCTTGCTGAAAGATGAAGCGAACTATCGTTTCATGCACTACGAAGCAGAATATCTGAACTCTGCTTATGACGAAGAGCACGGTGTTCCTAACCTGGTGTCGAAGTCGCTACAAACCACTCGTCGTTTCGACGCGTTGAAATTGTGGATGACTGTAGAAGCGTTGGGTGAAGAGCTTTATGGTTCGATGATCGACCATGGCGTGAAATTGACTCGCGAAGTGGCAGACTACATCAAAGCAACTGATGGTTTAGAACTTCTGGTTGAGCCACAATTCGCATCAGTATTGTTCCGTGTAGTTCCAGCAGGCTATCCAGCTGAATTTGTGGATGCTTTGAACCAGAACGTCGCAGACGAACTGTTTGCACGTGGTGAAGCAAATATTGGTGTGACTAAAGTGGGTCAAGTTCAATCACTGAAAATGACGACTTTAAGCCCGGTTGCAACCCTTGAAAACGTGAAGAACCTGTTGGCACTCGTGCTTGCAGAAGCGGACCGTATCAAGGATTCAATTGCGGATGGGACTTATACACCGCCAATTGCTTAA
- a CDS encoding alpha-keto acid decarboxylase family protein: MFMEIGQYLNQRLQELGIQHIFGVPGDFNLSYLEQIEIDPKLEFIGNCNELNAAYTADGYARLHGVGALLTTYGVGDLSAINGIAGAYAEQVAMVHISGIPPLHAVEQGALLHHTLIDGDYDNIMNCMREFTVAQTRLTPANAVSEIDRVLKQCILMRRPVHIQLPSDITHLQIKVPKQPLDLSRPQSDPKLLQETATRIAKRIKQARQPVLLIDNEAEIFQLTDMLQNWAERMQIPYTCLSTAKNIMNESHPLYAGVYAGAASAASTCQLVEQSDCLIAIGPRFTDVATAFFSHRVSAQNMLYLADSCLCLDGQMISGLDLVQLIQAISKQTLDDQPRTFNPAPKPSLQTQQIEENTALSQTALWQQISEFLQEDDVIVAEVGTANAGLSGLTLPVTAKYLVQPIWGSIGYTLPALLGSMLAAPQRRHLLFIGDGSIQLTIQELSTLLREGLKPVIFILNNGGYTIERLIMGENAKYNDVQNWQYSQFAQVFSADTPHQAHIVKTPAELKRTLAQVHQAEELCLIELQLPRMDAPQRLKQFAEVVARYDYGEYGYKQLVEQNTPPYKKAI, translated from the coding sequence ATGTTTATGGAAATTGGTCAGTACCTTAACCAGCGCCTGCAAGAACTAGGAATTCAGCATATTTTTGGTGTGCCAGGTGACTTTAATCTCTCCTATTTAGAACAGATCGAAATTGATCCGAAACTGGAATTTATTGGTAACTGTAATGAGCTAAATGCAGCTTATACAGCAGATGGTTATGCGCGTCTACATGGTGTCGGTGCTTTGCTGACCACTTATGGTGTGGGTGACTTGAGCGCGATTAACGGCATTGCAGGTGCATATGCCGAGCAGGTTGCCATGGTGCATATTTCCGGCATTCCACCTTTGCATGCCGTAGAGCAGGGCGCTTTGTTACACCATACCCTGATCGATGGCGATTATGACAATATTATGAATTGCATGCGCGAATTTACGGTGGCACAGACGCGTTTGACTCCAGCCAATGCAGTGAGTGAAATTGACCGGGTATTAAAGCAATGTATTTTGATGCGTCGACCGGTTCATATTCAGCTTCCTTCGGATATTACCCATCTCCAGATTAAAGTACCTAAGCAGCCTCTGGATCTGAGCCGTCCACAGAGTGATCCAAAACTGCTGCAAGAAACTGCGACACGGATAGCCAAACGCATCAAACAGGCACGTCAGCCAGTCCTGCTCATTGACAATGAAGCAGAAATTTTCCAGCTTACCGATATGCTGCAAAATTGGGCTGAGCGCATGCAGATTCCCTATACCTGTCTGTCTACTGCCAAAAATATCATGAATGAAAGTCACCCCTTATATGCGGGCGTTTATGCAGGTGCAGCAAGCGCAGCATCGACCTGTCAGTTGGTAGAGCAGTCAGATTGCCTGATCGCTATTGGGCCACGTTTTACCGATGTTGCCACAGCATTTTTCTCACATCGTGTATCCGCACAAAATATGCTGTATCTGGCGGATTCCTGTCTTTGCTTGGATGGGCAGATGATCAGTGGACTGGATTTAGTTCAATTGATCCAAGCCATCTCAAAACAGACTTTAGATGATCAACCACGTACTTTTAATCCTGCACCGAAACCATCGTTACAAACTCAACAGATCGAAGAAAATACTGCGCTTAGCCAAACTGCACTCTGGCAGCAAATTTCTGAGTTCTTACAGGAAGATGATGTGATTGTGGCAGAAGTGGGCACTGCCAATGCAGGTTTATCAGGATTGACCTTACCTGTGACTGCTAAGTATCTGGTTCAACCGATCTGGGGTTCGATTGGTTATACCTTGCCTGCCTTGCTTGGCAGTATGCTTGCTGCACCACAGCGCCGTCATCTGTTATTTATTGGGGATGGTTCGATTCAGCTGACCATTCAGGAGCTTTCTACCTTATTAAGAGAAGGCTTAAAACCTGTAATTTTTATTTTAAATAATGGCGGCTATACCATTGAACGTTTGATCATGGGTGAAAATGCCAAGTACAACGATGTTCAGAACTGGCAATACAGTCAGTTTGCCCAAGTCTTTTCTGCAGATACCCCGCATCAGGCTCATATAGTCAAAACCCCGGCAGAATTAAAGCGTACACTCGCACAGGTTCATCAGGCTGAGGAATTATGTCTGATTGAACTGCAACTTCCACGTATGGATGCTCCACAACGCTTAAAACAGTTTGCTGAAGTCGTGGCACGCTATGACTATGGTGAATATGGTTATAAGCAGCTAGTCGAGCAGAATACACCTCCCTACAAAAAGGCAATCTAG
- a CDS encoding aldehyde dehydrogenase family protein, whose amino-acid sequence MTNLHVSQPVGCIIQGKMVQGGGESFVVINPADEQVLALCSSPSEAQVEDIIRSAEQAFHQWKNTDDATRQEILHRIADRIEEHREELARLVVQEQGKPYALAEFEVGGAIAWTRYQAELKIETEILQDDANKRIELHHRPLGIVASVTPWNWPLMIAVWHIMPAIRAGNVVINKPSEFTPLSTLRLGELIQQEVAPGVVSILTGGGEVGAKLTSHPAIAKVVFTGSTATGQRIMQNAAATFKHLTLELGGNDAGIVLPDTDIQAMAVRIFHGAFINMGQTCAALKRLYVHDSQYDALAQELVKVAQQQSLGDGLAETTTFGPVQNIKQYQKVQTMIQEAQDEGAIVMTSGQNLPDTGYFIAPTIVTNVSPDSRLVQEEQFGPVLPLIRYHDIEEVLTEANNTDFGLGGSIWSSNLEQAQQFAQRLSCGTAWINTHGEIFPHVPFGGWKHSGIGAQFGLSGLLENTIQQVVHINKN is encoded by the coding sequence ATGACTAATTTGCATGTATCCCAACCCGTTGGCTGTATTATTCAAGGAAAAATGGTACAAGGCGGTGGCGAAAGTTTTGTGGTGATCAATCCTGCTGATGAGCAGGTATTGGCACTGTGTTCCTCTCCCTCAGAAGCACAAGTTGAAGACATCATCCGTAGTGCCGAGCAGGCTTTTCACCAATGGAAAAATACGGATGATGCAACGCGACAGGAAATTCTGCATCGTATTGCGGATCGTATTGAAGAACACCGGGAAGAATTAGCGCGTTTAGTGGTGCAGGAGCAGGGCAAACCTTATGCGCTGGCTGAATTTGAAGTCGGTGGGGCCATTGCCTGGACCCGCTATCAGGCAGAACTCAAGATTGAAACTGAAATCTTACAGGATGATGCCAATAAACGGATCGAACTGCATCATCGGCCTTTAGGGATTGTGGCATCGGTCACTCCATGGAACTGGCCTTTGATGATTGCTGTCTGGCATATCATGCCGGCAATTCGCGCTGGCAACGTGGTGATCAATAAGCCTTCAGAATTTACCCCATTGTCGACCCTCCGACTCGGTGAGCTGATTCAGCAGGAAGTTGCACCTGGAGTGGTCTCTATACTTACAGGTGGCGGCGAAGTTGGGGCTAAGCTGACCAGTCACCCTGCAATTGCCAAAGTGGTATTTACCGGTTCGACCGCAACTGGTCAAAGAATCATGCAGAACGCAGCTGCGACTTTCAAGCATTTAACACTGGAACTTGGTGGCAATGATGCAGGCATTGTTTTGCCAGATACCGACATTCAGGCAATGGCAGTCCGAATCTTTCATGGAGCTTTTATCAACATGGGCCAGACCTGTGCAGCGTTAAAGCGTCTTTATGTGCATGACAGCCAGTATGATGCACTGGCACAGGAATTAGTAAAAGTCGCACAGCAACAGTCTCTGGGAGATGGTTTAGCCGAGACGACTACTTTTGGTCCAGTGCAAAACATCAAGCAATACCAAAAAGTTCAGACTATGATTCAGGAAGCCCAGGATGAAGGGGCAATAGTCATGACATCTGGTCAGAATCTACCGGATACAGGCTATTTTATTGCACCGACAATCGTAACCAATGTGAGTCCAGATAGCCGCCTGGTTCAGGAAGAGCAGTTTGGTCCGGTATTACCTTTGATCCGTTATCATGATATTGAAGAAGTACTGACTGAAGCCAACAATACGGATTTTGGTTTAGGTGGCTCAATCTGGTCATCCAATCTGGAGCAGGCGCAGCAGTTTGCTCAACGACTGAGTTGTGGTACGGCGTGGATCAATACGCATGGTGAGATTTTCCCGCATGTACCTTTTGGTGGATGGAAGCATTCGGGCATTGGTGCCCAGTTTGGGCTGAGTGGTCTGCTCGAAAATACGATTCAGCAGGTTGTTCATATCAATAAAAATTAA
- a CDS encoding IS4-like element ISAbe18 family transposase: MLHQNTVFHELIKPVVRQDFEQLAKVHHVGQKFRAASRWDQFIAILMSQFSCRQSLRDIQSNLECQQEKLSHLGAKSIPRSTLARINEQQPAALYQQLFYKLLKYYDHSKVAHKFRFKNPLYSLDASHIDLSLSLCEWAKVHDSKASMKLSIGLNHSNDIPEFVAVENGKENDMVQGRKFQFPAGSIVVFDKGYVDYQWYANLTAQNIGFVTRFRPKSVYQVIQQHPVLESKGILKDETIQLNSAHALKRKAPVLRRIEYRDQQSGKHFSFLSNNFHLAASTIAAIYKDRWKVELFFKAIKQNLKLKAFLGRSRNAIQTQIWIAMIAYLLVSFAQHLGKTGWTVQRLLRIIQVNLFERRTLKALFSPDKIPIKQEEAQMSFLL, translated from the coding sequence TTGTTACATCAGAATACCGTATTTCATGAGCTAATTAAACCTGTTGTGCGACAGGATTTTGAACAACTTGCTAAAGTACACCATGTTGGACAGAAATTTAGAGCGGCTTCCCGGTGGGATCAGTTTATTGCCATATTGATGTCTCAATTCTCTTGTAGGCAAAGTCTGAGAGATATTCAATCCAATTTGGAGTGCCAACAGGAAAAGCTAAGTCATCTCGGAGCAAAGTCTATTCCCCGAAGCACGCTGGCACGAATCAATGAGCAGCAGCCTGCTGCCTTGTATCAACAGCTATTTTACAAGTTGCTTAAATACTATGACCACTCAAAAGTCGCTCATAAATTTCGCTTTAAGAATCCCTTGTATTCCTTGGATGCCAGTCATATTGACCTGTCGCTTTCCTTATGTGAATGGGCCAAAGTTCACGACTCAAAAGCCAGCATGAAACTCAGTATAGGATTGAATCACAGCAATGATATTCCTGAGTTTGTTGCAGTTGAAAATGGCAAAGAAAATGACATGGTACAAGGCCGCAAATTCCAGTTTCCTGCTGGCAGCATTGTAGTTTTTGATAAAGGCTATGTCGATTACCAATGGTATGCAAATCTGACTGCTCAAAACATTGGATTTGTCACACGTTTTAGGCCTAAATCTGTGTATCAGGTGATCCAGCAACATCCAGTGCTTGAATCCAAAGGTATTCTAAAAGATGAAACCATTCAGCTGAATAGCGCACATGCCCTAAAAAGAAAAGCCCCAGTGTTAAGAAGAATTGAATATAGAGATCAGCAAAGTGGCAAGCACTTTAGCTTTCTCAGCAATAACTTTCATTTAGCCGCCTCCACCATTGCGGCGATTTATAAAGATCGTTGGAAAGTTGAGCTGTTCTTTAAGGCGATTAAGCAGAATCTCAAATTAAAAGCGTTTCTAGGTCGCAGCAGGAACGCAATTCAGACACAAATCTGGATTGCGATGATCGCCTATTTATTGGTGAGTTTCGCTCAACATTTAGGAAAAACAGGTTGGACAGTTCAACGTTTACTCAGAATAATTCAAGTGAATTTGTTTGAAAGAAGAACTTTAAAAGCTTTATTTTCACCCGATAAAATACCCATAAAACAAGAGGAAGCTCAAATGAGCTTCCTCTTGTGA
- a CDS encoding amino acid permease, which produces MDVEDHQLKKQLSNRHIQLIALGGAIGTGLFLGLSHTIQLAGPSVLLGYAIAGIIAFLIMRQLGEMVVHEPVSGSFSYFANKYWGKKAGFISGWNYWVLYVLVSMAELSAIGTFVQFWWPEIPTWLTALAFFLLMNGINLVNVKFFGESEFIFSMVKIIAILSMIGFGIYLLFSGSAGSQASVTNLWKHGGFFPEGWSGFMMALAVIMFAFGGLELIGIAASETKNPEKTIPKAVNQIVYRVLIFYIGAIGVLLCLYPWNLVAQGGSPFVMIFQSLNSHGVANVLNFVVLVAALSVYNSCIYCNTRMLLGLAQQGNAPAFLKKINRRGIPVNAVLFSAAVSGICVLMNYLMPGEAFGILMLLVVSALVINWLMISLTHLKFRKAMQQQQQTTAFPSLFGRWSNYLTISFIIMILMIMSFTKEMQIAVALVPVWLLFLTVMYVMKYLRKPVLLPESTEPTT; this is translated from the coding sequence ATGGATGTTGAAGATCATCAATTAAAAAAACAGCTTTCCAACCGGCATATTCAGCTAATCGCCTTAGGCGGAGCGATCGGTACAGGATTATTTTTAGGTTTATCACATACGATTCAGCTGGCAGGCCCATCAGTGCTTTTGGGCTATGCCATCGCTGGTATCATTGCATTTCTGATCATGCGCCAATTGGGTGAAATGGTAGTGCATGAACCGGTCAGTGGCTCTTTCAGTTATTTTGCCAATAAATACTGGGGCAAAAAAGCAGGCTTTATTTCAGGCTGGAACTATTGGGTGCTCTATGTCTTAGTCAGTATGGCTGAGTTGAGTGCAATTGGTACTTTCGTTCAGTTCTGGTGGCCGGAGATTCCGACCTGGCTCACGGCACTGGCATTCTTCCTGCTCATGAATGGCATCAATCTGGTCAATGTCAAATTCTTCGGTGAGAGCGAATTTATATTTTCCATGGTCAAGATCATTGCCATTTTAAGCATGATCGGATTCGGGATCTATCTGCTGTTTAGCGGTTCTGCAGGAAGTCAGGCAAGTGTGACCAACTTGTGGAAGCATGGCGGATTTTTCCCTGAGGGCTGGTCGGGTTTTATGATGGCACTTGCCGTGATTATGTTTGCATTTGGTGGGCTGGAGCTGATTGGTATTGCTGCCAGTGAAACCAAAAATCCAGAAAAGACCATTCCAAAAGCAGTGAATCAAATTGTCTACCGTGTACTGATTTTCTATATTGGTGCCATTGGTGTGTTGCTATGTCTCTATCCATGGAATCTGGTGGCGCAAGGCGGTAGTCCGTTTGTAATGATTTTCCAGTCATTGAATAGTCACGGCGTGGCCAATGTTCTTAATTTTGTAGTTCTGGTCGCTGCACTTTCAGTCTATAACAGTTGTATTTACTGTAATACCCGTATGTTGTTGGGTCTGGCTCAGCAAGGTAATGCACCCGCATTTTTAAAGAAAATTAACCGCCGGGGTATTCCGGTGAATGCTGTTCTATTCTCGGCAGCAGTCTCCGGTATCTGTGTATTAATGAATTACCTCATGCCGGGTGAAGCTTTTGGTATTCTGATGCTACTGGTGGTTTCAGCTCTGGTGATTAACTGGCTGATGATTTCACTGACCCATCTGAAATTCAGAAAAGCCATGCAGCAACAGCAGCAGACGACCGCATTCCCAAGTCTGTTTGGCCGCTGGAGTAATTACCTGACGATTTCATTTATCATCATGATCTTAATGATCATGAGCTTTACCAAAGAAATGCAGATTGCCGTTGCATTGGTGCCGGTCTGGCTGCTGTTTTTGACGGTGATGTATGTGATGAAATATCTTAGGAAACCTGTACTTTTACCTGAATCTACTGAACCCACTACTTAA
- a CDS encoding aromatic ring-hydroxylating dioxygenase subunit alpha has translation MNSTTIPVFNPDLPIHMTFEEHDWHLLAQYWYPVALARDVSEQPLGTILLDMPLVIYKMQDELIVAKDACPHRGVPLSLGKNDGQGVVCPYHGLRFGAQGKCNRIPAHPQHKISDRFHLRTYAAVERYGLIWCSLTADKDAEPNIPVMPYWNDADYQQLVCPQVDIKCFAGRQLEGFIDVAHFAWVHPDTFGDPNDVEVPDYTTTETEYGFNADYINSVGRYPIGLDQRGQEDFKWLRHFEISLPFTATLTIHFPNDAKQVIMNAASPMTARQTRLFAPICRNYDKDLPVEEAYDFNLKIFEEDRLIVENQKPEFLPLDLSLEAHFPADRSSSMYRKLLRKKGFSPLFAA, from the coding sequence ATGAACAGCACAACCATTCCAGTTTTCAATCCCGATTTACCGATTCACATGACATTTGAAGAACATGACTGGCATCTCCTGGCTCAATATTGGTATCCAGTGGCCTTAGCCCGCGATGTCTCTGAACAGCCGCTAGGGACAATATTGCTAGATATGCCACTGGTCATTTACAAGATGCAGGATGAACTGATCGTGGCCAAAGATGCCTGTCCGCATCGTGGTGTGCCCTTAAGTCTGGGAAAAAATGATGGTCAAGGCGTGGTCTGTCCTTATCATGGCTTACGCTTTGGTGCACAAGGTAAATGTAACCGTATCCCTGCCCATCCACAGCATAAAATTTCAGACCGATTTCATTTAAGAACCTATGCGGCTGTAGAACGCTACGGCCTGATCTGGTGTTCACTGACAGCTGACAAAGATGCTGAACCGAATATTCCAGTGATGCCTTATTGGAATGATGCAGATTATCAGCAACTGGTTTGCCCACAAGTCGACATCAAATGTTTTGCTGGCAGACAGCTAGAAGGCTTTATTGATGTCGCCCATTTTGCCTGGGTACATCCAGATACCTTTGGTGATCCGAATGATGTCGAAGTCCCGGATTACACCACAACGGAAACTGAATATGGTTTTAATGCCGACTATATCAACAGTGTCGGCCGTTATCCGATTGGGTTAGATCAGCGCGGTCAGGAAGATTTTAAATGGCTACGGCATTTTGAAATTAGTCTGCCCTTTACCGCAACCCTGACCATCCATTTCCCTAATGATGCCAAACAGGTGATTATGAATGCTGCTTCACCGATGACCGCCCGTCAGACCCGACTGTTTGCTCCCATCTGTCGTAATTATGATAAAGACTTACCTGTCGAAGAAGCCTATGATTTTAATCTGAAGATTTTTGAAGAAGATCGCCTGATTGTCGAAAATCAGAAGCCTGAGTTTTTACCGCTAGACTTATCTCTGGAAGCACATTTCCCGGCAGATCGCAGCTCCAGTATGTACCGTAAACTATTAAGGAAAAAAGGCTTTAGTCCTTTATTTGCAGCTTAA
- a CDS encoding substrate-binding domain-containing protein, producing the protein MRFTNIALALALTGAAATTANAARDTIQIAGSSTVLPYASIVAEEFGNTFPQFKTPVVGSGGSSGGLKQFCNGVGDNTIDIANASRQIKSSELAECKKNGVNQVLEIKIGYDGIVFASNAKKAAYKLRPQHVYAALAAELPAKGKMVPNPYTRWNQIDSSLPNEPITLVIPASNHGTREVFQEKMVDAGCESYAAIKALAKDAQKKACTSFRKDGRVVEISGDYTETLARLKTSPSAVGVFGLGFYDQNRDKLRVATVNNVAPSEKTILNGAYPVSRPLFFYVKGEHLKSIKGLQQFTEYFLNKKVSGKGSKLEKAGLISMSDKERAAVLANFKAAKAVVVK; encoded by the coding sequence ATGCGCTTTACCAATATTGCCTTAGCTTTAGCTTTAACCGGGGCTGCAGCAACTACAGCAAATGCTGCACGAGATACAATTCAGATTGCAGGGTCTTCAACCGTTCTACCTTATGCCAGTATTGTGGCTGAAGAGTTTGGCAATACCTTTCCGCAGTTCAAAACTCCGGTTGTCGGTTCTGGCGGTTCTTCAGGTGGTTTAAAACAGTTTTGTAATGGTGTAGGGGATAACACCATCGATATAGCCAATGCTTCACGTCAGATCAAAAGCTCTGAATTGGCAGAATGTAAGAAAAATGGTGTGAACCAGGTTCTCGAAATCAAGATTGGTTATGACGGCATCGTCTTTGCTTCAAATGCCAAAAAAGCGGCATACAAATTACGTCCACAGCATGTTTATGCTGCATTAGCGGCAGAGTTGCCGGCTAAGGGTAAAATGGTACCTAACCCATATACTCGCTGGAACCAAATTGATTCATCATTACCGAATGAGCCGATCACGCTAGTAATTCCAGCTTCGAATCATGGAACGCGCGAAGTCTTCCAGGAGAAGATGGTGGATGCAGGTTGTGAATCGTATGCTGCTATTAAGGCTCTAGCGAAAGATGCACAGAAAAAAGCATGTACCAGCTTCCGTAAAGATGGCCGTGTTGTTGAAATTTCAGGTGACTATACTGAAACCTTGGCACGCTTAAAAACCTCACCGAGCGCTGTTGGCGTATTCGGCCTGGGCTTTTACGATCAAAACCGCGACAAGCTACGTGTAGCAACCGTCAACAACGTTGCTCCTTCTGAAAAGACCATTTTAAATGGGGCTTATCCAGTATCTCGCCCGTTGTTCTTCTATGTCAAAGGCGAACACCTGAAATCAATCAAAGGTTTGCAACAGTTCACAGAGTATTTCCTGAATAAAAAAGTATCAGGTAAGGGTTCCAAGCTAGAAAAAGCCGGCTTGATTTCAATGTCAGACAAAGAACGTGCAGCAGTGCTGGCAAACTTTAAGGCTGCAAAAGCCGTAGTAGTGAAATAA